In Pedobacter sp. WC2423, the following are encoded in one genomic region:
- a CDS encoding PorP/SprF family type IX secretion system membrane protein has protein sequence MKLRSTSILLLCLFASSIAALGQDHIYSQFFNAPLYLNPSLTGQFEGDFRMNMIYRNQWTGLNGTLSYINASADLNIPHFGGGVGLQFNRSTEGTAFLVKNNIAATYSYSVGTDDFVLSFGIQAGFTSRQIDWSKLVFSDQIDNRLGYIPGSISAAQPPNQASKFFFDPAAGVNLVYGNFMAGVASHHINQPDESFSGAQAKLPMRLTGYASYRIALTQNYTYGVDDASYIIPSVVYYKQGNVSSMSAGAQFKYKGLNSGLWYRTAGEGGPDAIVVSLIFDIFTGRDNGEKLRIGVSHDATTSKLNYTNTNGTTEASIGYQKYFPNSSGFNKFNGLRCYDFY, from the coding sequence ATGAAACTGAGATCAACCTCTATTTTGCTGTTATGCTTGTTTGCCAGTTCAATTGCTGCATTGGGCCAGGATCATATTTATTCTCAGTTTTTTAACGCACCATTATACCTCAACCCTTCATTGACCGGGCAGTTTGAAGGAGATTTCAGAATGAATATGATTTACCGGAATCAATGGACAGGATTGAATGGTACGCTTTCCTATATCAATGCATCAGCCGATTTGAATATCCCGCATTTTGGTGGCGGGGTTGGTTTACAATTCAACCGCAGCACTGAAGGCACTGCCTTTCTGGTGAAAAATAATATTGCGGCTACTTATTCTTATAGCGTAGGTACAGATGACTTTGTCCTTTCTTTTGGTATTCAGGCTGGGTTTACCAGCAGGCAGATTGACTGGAGCAAATTGGTATTCTCTGACCAGATTGATAACCGGCTTGGTTATATCCCAGGAAGTATCAGTGCAGCACAACCACCCAATCAGGCCAGTAAATTCTTCTTTGATCCAGCGGCAGGGGTCAACCTGGTGTATGGAAATTTTATGGCTGGTGTAGCCTCACATCACATTAACCAGCCGGATGAGTCTTTTAGCGGTGCACAGGCAAAGCTGCCGATGCGGCTTACCGGTTATGCCAGTTACAGAATCGCATTGACGCAGAATTACACTTATGGTGTGGACGATGCGTCTTATATAATTCCTTCAGTGGTCTATTATAAACAGGGAAATGTATCCTCTATGAGTGCTGGTGCGCAGTTTAAATATAAAGGGCTGAACTCTGGTCTCTGGTATCGTACGGCTGGTGAAGGCGGTCCCGACGCGATTGTAGTTTCTCTGATCTTCGATATTTTTACCGGACGTGACAACGGAGAGAAATTAAGAATAGGTGTCAGCCATGATGCGACAACTTCAAAATTAAATTATACCAATACCAATGGTACAACAGAGGCTAGTATCGGTTATCAGAAGTATTTCCCTAATAGTTCCGGTTTTAATAAATTCAATGGCTTAAGGTGTTACGACTTCTATTAA